The following proteins are co-located in the Pseudarthrobacter siccitolerans genome:
- a CDS encoding alpha/beta fold hydrolase has protein sequence MFKQRVVFVHGAGSFGSAAWPRQHGMALSYDALFLRRHGYDPVAEPVESSFEEDASIVLRSLADDGRGAAGGHVVAHSQGAVAAMMAAVERPDLVFSLTLVEPACLSLTAELPATAAHISLMRPLFDARHQMSDQDFQREFVRRVYATDLQQPATAEEKRSARRLRLQAPAWEAALHIVPGVPTLVLTGGWEPLYEEIAGYLRETGALHRTAAGGHRPHDSVEGDRIIRSFIRDVSRLQAPRAS, from the coding sequence ATGTTCAAGCAGAGGGTAGTGTTCGTGCACGGCGCCGGCAGCTTCGGCTCCGCGGCCTGGCCGCGCCAGCACGGGATGGCACTGTCCTACGACGCACTGTTCCTCCGCCGCCACGGCTACGATCCTGTGGCCGAGCCTGTCGAGTCCTCCTTCGAGGAGGACGCCAGTATTGTGCTGCGGTCACTGGCCGACGACGGCAGGGGCGCCGCCGGCGGGCATGTTGTGGCCCATTCGCAAGGCGCTGTTGCGGCCATGATGGCCGCCGTCGAACGCCCGGATCTGGTCTTTTCCCTGACGCTGGTGGAGCCGGCCTGCCTGTCGCTCACCGCCGAACTGCCGGCCACCGCGGCCCACATCAGCCTCATGCGGCCCCTCTTCGACGCCCGGCACCAGATGAGCGACCAGGACTTCCAGCGGGAGTTCGTCCGGCGCGTCTATGCCACGGATCTGCAGCAACCGGCCACCGCCGAGGAAAAGCGTTCCGCCAGGCGGCTCCGGCTGCAGGCCCCGGCCTGGGAAGCCGCGCTGCACATCGTTCCCGGCGTGCCCACCCTGGTCCTCACCGGGGGATGGGAACCGCTCTACGAGGAGATCGCCGGGTACCTGCGGGAGACCGGCGCCCTGCACCGCACAGCGGCGGGAGGGCACCGGCCCCACGACTCCGTGGAGGGGGACCGCATCATCCGGTCCTTCATCCGGGACGTCAGCAGGCTGCAGGCGCCTAGGGCGTCCTGA